The DNA segment TTTCGCGCGGGTTGCGCTGCGCCAACTGACGCCTTTCACGCGCATCGGCATCGACGAGCTGAAGGACGAGCTGCGCAAGGTCACCGCCCAGGGCTACGCGGTAATCGACCAGGAGTATGAGGTGGGCATGTGCGTGCTAGGCGTGCCCCTGACCAATCGTAAGGGCGAGCTCAAGGCCACGCTGACCATCACCACCCACGCCTCACGCATGAGCGGCGACGAGATGCGCCAGCGTTACCTGACGTCCCTCTACGAGGCGCAGGCATTGCTGAAGCCGGTGCTGGATTGAAGGCGATACAGGTGTTGTGGGAGCGAATTTATTCGCGAATGAATTCGCTCCCACACTGTTATCCGGTGGACATTGCTTAACACAGAACAATCTGTAGGGTGCGCCGTGTGAACCGATTTCCCCGCGCAGGGTTTTTCGGTGCGCGCAGCGCACCCTACAGGGGATCAGCCGTTCATGCTGGCGAAGTGCGCCATCATCCGGTCGGCGTTGGCGCTGCGGCCGCTGATCAGCTCGAAGGCTTTCACGGCCTGGAACACCGCCATGGTGCCGCCATCCAGGGTGCGGCAGCCAACGGCGCGGGCATTGCGCAGCAGCTCGGTTTCCAGTGGGAAGTAGATGATTTCCGCGACCCACAGCTCAGGACGCAGCAGTTCGGCCGGCACTGGCGTGCCCGGCAATTTGGCCATGCCGATGGGCGTGGTGTTGACCAGGCCGTCGGCCTCGGCCATGGCGCTGGGCAGGTCCGTACCCAATGCGGCGCGGCCGGCACCGAAGTGCTGGTTTAGGCTGTCCACCAGGGCCTGGCCACGGGCGGCGTCCACTTCGAACAGGGTCAGGCGCTCGACGCCCTCGGCCAGCAGCGCGTGAGCCACCGCGGAGCCGGCGCCACCGGCGCCCATTTGCACGACCTGACGGCGCTCGACATCCAGCAGGCCACGGCGGAAGCCTTCACCGAAGCCCAGGCAGTCGGTGTTGTGGCCGACGCGCTTGCCATCTTTCAGGACCACGGTGTTCACCGCGCCAATGCCGGCGGCCTCGGGAGAGAGTTCGTCCAGCAGCGGGATGATCGCCTGCTTGCAGGGGAAGGTGATGTTCAGGCCGGTGTAGCCCATGCGTTCGGCGGCGGCGAGCAGGTCGGGGAGGGCACTGCTGTCGAGCTTCAACTGGTCGAGGTCGATCAGGCGATAGAGGTAGCGCAGCCCTTGGGCGTCGCCTTCGTGCTCATGCATGGCCGGGGTACGCGAAGCCTGGATGCCCGCGCCGATCAGGCCGGCGAGAACGGAATCAGAGTGCTGGGACATGGCGTTCAACCCTTGGAGAACAGTTGGCCGAAGTGCTGCAGCCCCAGGCTGTAGCCCTGGCTGCCAAGGCCGCAGATCACGCCTACGGCGATGGCGGACACAAAGGAGTGGTGGCGGAATTCCTCGCGCTTGTGCACGTTGGACAGGTGCACCTCGATCACCGGCAGCTCGCTGGCCACCAGGGCATCGCGGATGGCGACGGAGGTGTGGGTCCAGGCGGCGGGGTTGATCAGGATGCCGGCGCAACGGCCGCGGGCCTGGTGTATCCAGTCGATCAGTTCGCCTTCATGGTTGGTCTGGCGGAAATCCACCTCGAAGCCCAGTTCGGCGGCAGTGCAGCTGCACAGCGCGGCGATGTCGGCAAGGGTTTCATGGCCATAGGTGGCGGGTTCACGGGTGCCGAGCATGTTGAGGTTCGGGCCGTTGAGCACCAGGACAGTGCGACTCATTACAGCAGATCTCCATTGTTGTTCTGACCCGGCCAGGAGGCCGGAGCGGGATGACAATGAAAATGTACTAACCAGTTAATTACGTCAATTTGTCGCGGGGTGTTCTGTGCGGTTATCGGACGCCTTGAGTGTGGAAGGCTGGGTGTGGTGGGGCCGCAGCCGAAGCACTGGCCGTGCAGGCGTCGTAGGGTGCGCCATGCGCACCGATCAATTTCAGCACCGTGCAAGGCTCCCGGTGCGCGCGGCGCACCCTACGAAATGCGACCGCGTCAGCGCCGCTCCAGCATGTCCTGGATTTCCTGGGTAGCGTCACGGGTGCGGCGGGCGAGGTTCTTCACTTCGTCCGCCACCACTGAGAAGCCCCGGCCGACTTCGCCGGCGCGTGCGGCCTCGATAGCAGCATTGAGCGCAAGCAGGTTGGTCTGGTCAGCGATGGACTTGATCACGCCCACCACCAGGGCGATCTGGCCGTAGGTGGCTTGCATGGCGAGCTGCTCCCGCTGACGCGCGGCCTCGGCGTGTTTCTCGTCGCTGATGTCGCGCACCGCGCCTATCACCCGAATCAGCGTGCCGCGCTCATCGAACAGGCAACGGGCACGCTCGCGCACCCAGGTTTCGCCACGGGTCTTGTGGCGCATGCGGTACTCGGCCACGTAGGAGGCGTTGGCATCGGGGTTGCGAATGAGTTCGCCGAACTGGCGCATCACGGCTTTCAGGTCATCGGGGTGGACGACCTTGTTGTAGCTTTCCCAGCCATCAGGGAGCTCCGCTCGGGAGTAACCGATCAGTGCGCAGAATTGTTCGGACCAGCGGATCTCGCTCTGCGGATGGTCAGGATCGCCATGGGCCACCAACAGGTCCCAGCTGCCTTCGGTAAGGGCCTGGCGGGTGAGGTCCCAGGCCAGGCGTTCCTGCTCCCAGCCCGCCAGGCGCTGCTGCTGTTCGGCCAGGAGCTGCCGGCTGGTCTCCAGTTGAGCCTGGAGCAGGGCTTGCCGGCTCAGTCCATCGTCCAGCTGGCGCTGCAAGGCAGTCAGTTCCGCTGCGGTGCAGGGCGGCGGCTCGCGGCTGTCCAGTACGTCACGCTGCTGGAGCCAGGCCCGTTGCAGGCGTTCCAGGGCCAGGCGCAGGTTCGGGTGAACGGCAAGTTGCCCGCTGGGCTCGACGGGCTGGCCGTTGAGCAGGCGGGCTATCCATTCGGACAGCTGCGGCACCAGTCGCGCGGATTCAGTCTTGAACCACATGGTCAGTTCTCGATGGGGTTGATTCAGATCCAGCGGCGGTCGCGGGTGAAGGCGATCGCCAGCCAGCGGTTGGGGCCTTCGCGGCCGATGGCGGCGGCGATATCGGCACGCACGGCGTCCAGCTCGGAAACCCGCCAGCGGTCCATGGCGTCGGGCAGCACGATCTGGATCTCCACGAACAGTCCCCGGCCGATCTGGGTCACCGAATGGGAGAAACACTCGAAGCCGTAGCGCCGGGTCATCTGCGCCATGAGCTCGGTGATTTCCCGGTCCAGTTCGCCAGGGGTGATGCGCAGCACCTGTTTCACGGCCTTGATCACGGTGCGCAGCGGGCTGGGAATCAGCACCAGGCTGAGCAGGGCGAGAATGGCCGGGTCGATGTAGGGGCCGAGCCACTGCCAGGCCGTGCCCTGCAGCAGGTAGCCGGCGCCGAAGGCCAGCAGCAGGGCGGCGGTGATCACCGTCGAGATCAGCCAACTCTGGATATCGAGCTGGATCAGTTCCGACTGCAGACGCCGATTGAGTCGCCGCTGGTACGCCAGCATCGACGCGGAGCAGGCCAGGGTGATCAGCGCATAGAGGATGGCCGAGTCGAAGGCCAGGGCGTGGCCGCCGCGCAGCAGGCCGCTGACGGAGTTGATCAGGGCATAGACGCATAGCAGCACCAGCACACTGCCATTGAGCGCCAGCACCAGCGGTTCGAAGTGCCAGTAACCCTGCTGGAAGCGCCGCCCCGGCTGTTTCACCAGCAGTCGCGAAACCATCAGCGACAGCAGCGCCATGCAGGAGTCGATGGCGTTGAACAAGCCGTCGAAAACGATGGATTGCGAACCGGCCCAGAGGCCGAAGGCGATGCCGCCGCAGGCCACCAGGGCGGTGGCCAGGATCGACACCTTGAGCACGCGCTGTTCGATCCCGGCCATCCCGAGATGCCTCCTTCAAAGGTCCAGGGTGAGCGTCGGGGTTCGCGCGCGGGACACGCAAACCATCATGACGTTGTGGCGCTCGCGCTCGGCGTCGGTCAGCAGCATGTCGCGATGCTCGACTTCGCCCGCCAACACGCGGGTCTCGCACATGCCGCACACGCCCTGCTCGCAGGAGGAGGACACATTGCAGCCGGCTTCGCGCAGCGCCTGCATGATCGACTGATCGTCCGCTACCGCGACCTCGCGGCCACTGCGGGCGAGGATCACCGTCAGCCCCTGGCCGTTGCCGGAGCCGGGCGCGGGCGCCGCTGGGGCGAAACGCTCCAGGTGCAGCCGATCGCTCAGGCCGTCCACCTTGAAGCGCTCGGTCAGCGCATCCAGCAGCGGTGCCGGGCCACAGCTGTAGACGTGGCGACCATCGGCGGCGCGGGCGGCAATCTCTTCCAGGTCCAGCAGGCCGGTTTCATCGGCGGGCTGGATAGCTACCCGATCACCACCCAGGGCCAGCAGCTCGTCGATGAAGGCCATGGAGGCACGTGAGCGGCCGCCGTAGACCAGTTGCCAGTCGGCGCCGGCACGCTGGGCCTCGCGGGCCATGGCGAGGATCGGCGTGATGCCGATCCCCCCTGCGACGAACAGGTAGCGCTGGCCAGTCGTGAGCGGAAAGGCGTTGCGCGGGCCACGGATGGCGACGCGCTGGCCAACCCGCAGGCTGTCGTGAACTTCCCGCGAGCCGCCGCGCCCCTTGGCTTCCAGCAGCACACCGATGGAGAGGCGCTGGCGATCCTCGGGATCGCCGCACAGCGAGTACTGGCGCACCCGCCCGGAAGGCAACAGCAGATCGATGTGCGCGCCCGGCGTCCATTCCGGCAATGGGCCGCAGTCGGGTGCCTGCAGCTCCAGGGAGAGCACGCCGTCGGCTTCCAGCCGCATGGCAGTGATCTGCACCTGGAGCCCGGCTTCGCGCGGGTTCATTGCGCGGCCCTCTGCTCGTCAACCAGGCGTACCGGCACATGCTGGCCGCGTTCGATGAACTCGCGGAAGGCTCGGCGGTAATTCATGGTGTAGAGGTCGGCGGCGGTCGAATGCTCGACGTAGTTGCCGTCCCAGTCGATCTCGCGCGGCACGATGGTCGCCGCCACCGGCAGGTCTTCCAGATACAGCAGTTCCTCCACGCGCAGGCATTCCTCCAGGTCGCCGCCCGTATAGTCGCGGTCGTTGGCCACGCCCCAGAAGATCTTCACGTGGTCATAGGCTACCGGGCACGGGAAGCCGGCCACCACGCGCTTGCCCAGGCGCTCGTAGTCATAGGTGATGGCGACCAGTCCCGGCGCGACGATGTGATAGTTCATCATGCAGTCGCCATCGTTGGCCCACTCGCCCTCGCACGACGTGAGCGGGCGATCCATCCACACGTCCAGGCCCTCGCGGCGCACGTTGAGCGGCTCCACTTGCGGGTTGACGTGCCCCATCATGCCGCGGTGGATGTAGGCGAAGTGCGCGACGTCACCGAAGTTCTCCACGGCCACGGCCACGCCGGTGGGGGAGTCGAGCGGTTCGGCCGCCAGCCATTCGAGGTTCAGCTCGCGCCATTCGGCCAGGTCGTAAAGGTCGAACAGCGGCTCTTCCAGGGCCGTCCAGACGTGGCCGTAGCGTTCCTGGCAAGGGTAGGTACGGATCGCCGCCGCATGCGGGATCTTGCACTGGTCTTCCAGCGCGGGGATATGGCTGCACTTGCCGTTCTCGGCGGCGAACTGCCAGCCGTGGTAGGGGCAGGCGATGTTCTCGCCGTGCACTTCGCCGAGCGACAGGTCAGCGCCACGGTGCGGGCAGCGCGCTGCCTGCACCGCCGCCTGTCCGGAGGCGGTGCGGTAGACCACCAGCTTCTCGCCGAGCAGGGTGGCCGATTGCGGCTTGTCCAGGTCCACCGAACGGGCGACCGGGAACCATTGGTGGCGCATGGCCTGTTCGGCACGCTGGCGCTGGGTCAGGGCAGTAGTCATGACTCGTTCCTCTCAGGTTTTTTGTTGTTTCAGATGCCGACGACCAGCGCACCGCCGTTGACCGGGATGGCCTGGCCAGTGATGAAGGCGGCTTCGTCGGAGGCGAGGAAGGCCACGGCGGCGGCGATTTCCTCGGGATGGACCAGGCGGCCCAGGGGGATGTTGGCCTTCTCGTCCTCGATGTATTCATCCGGAACCATGCGGGTGAGGATGGCGCCGGGGGTGATGGCGTTGACCAGGATGCCTTCGCTGACGAACTCCTTGGCCAGGGTCTTCATCAGGCCCAGCTGGCCGGCCTTGGAGACCATGTAGGCGTATGAGTGGCCGTCCGGCACCTGGCCCCACTGCGAGTTGATGAATATCACCCGGGGGGCGCGGCTCTTGCGCAGGTGCGGCAGGGCGGCGCGGGTGAGGAACAGCGGGGCGTGGATGTTGATCGCCAGCAGGCGGTTGAAGTTGGCGTCGTCGGTTTCTTCCAGGCCCGTCATGGAATAGATCAGGCCGGCGTTGTGCACCAGGATGTCGAGTCCGCCGAGGGTTTGCGCCACGTCGGCCACCAGGCGCTCGGCCCGGTCGCGGTCGGTGATGTCCGCCACCAGGGCGATGGCGCGGCCTCCGGCGGCTTCGATTTCGGCGGCGGTGGCGCGGGCCACGTCTTCATCGATATCGACAATGGCCACCGTCGCGCCACGGGAGGCCAGCAGGCGGGCGTGGGCGCGACCGGCGCCACGGCCGGCTCCGGTCACGAGGGCAACGCGGTTTTCCAGGCGTTGGGCGGCTGGCGACAGGGCGAGCACCGCCTCGGGCGCCTGGGTAGCCAGGGCCCCTTGGGTTGCAGCAGTCATGGGGTTTCTCCGGTGGGTGGGGCGGTCAGACGGTTTTGTGCGGCTCGGTGACGTAGAACATGTTGCCGTCCGGGTCGAACATCGGGCGGTAGCGGTAATGGGTGCCGTTGGGGTGCTGCCACTCGATGGGCTCGGCGGTGACCCATTCCACCTTGCCGTCGAGGTAGTCGATGGCGGCGTCGAGGTTCTCCACCTCGAAGGCGAAGGAGTCGAAGCCCGGCTTGTCTTCCAGGTTCACCGCGGTGCGGCGTTCCACAGGCGTCGTATCGGTGGTGTGGAAGATGTAGAGGGTGACGTTGCCCATCTCGATGGCGGCCCACTTTTCTTCGGCCACGTAGGGCAGGAAGAAACCGAGGCCGAGGGTGCCGTGGTAGAAGTCCACCAGGCGCTGCACGTCGTGGGTGAGGATGTCCATGTTGTCGAGGCGTTTGAGCTTGAGCATGGGATGGCTCCTTTGTTGTTGTCGTGGGTGGGTCAGAGGTGACGGCAGGGGCCGCCGGGCAGCGCCTGCAGCGTGCCGGCGACCACGTCGAGGGTGATGCTGGCGAGGGTCGCGTACTGGCCGGTTTGCGGAAGGCCCGCCGCCGGGTGGCAGCACAGTGCACCGGTGCTGCCCAGATGGCTGTTCAGTGCCGTGAGCAGGTCATGCGCCCTGAGCCCGGTACGCCCGGCCAGGCGTCGGCGCAACAGGTCATGGCGCACCAGGGTGTCGGGATAGGCCGCAGGCTCGGTGTCGAACGGCCGCACCGTTTCAGCAAGGAAGTGGTTGGTGTGGATCAGCAGGCCGTTGTCGTCCGGGAACACCAGTGCCGGGCCGCCCGGGTGCAGCTCCACCGAGACCGTAGCGCTGGCGCCTTCCACCGCCGCCACCAGGGTCAGCACGCTGGAGGCGGAGACCCCGGCGTCCTGGCACAGCAGGATCGCCTGATTGATGTCGCTGCAGCTGTCGAGAATCCACCGCGACAGCACATGCACCGGCACGCCGATGTGCTCGCCGTCGCGCTGGTGGTGAAGGATGTTGAAGTGGGTACCGAGACCGCGGTTGTTCACGCCCGGCTTGCCGACGATGCCGAACTCGGTGACGGTGGTGGTCAGACGGCCATCGGCGTGGGGAATCTCCCACGTCAGCCAGGTGTCGGCGAACTCGGCATACCAGTCCCAGGTCTGCGCCGTCACCGGTGCACCGAAGGGGTTGGCCTGGACCACCGTGGAACACTCGCCACGCAGTTGTGCGCCGAGGTAGGCGAGGATCTCGGTGCGGGCGTTGATGGCACCGATGTACGCGGCGTCGATGCCTGCGCCCTCGGCGATGCCGAGGATTTCCTCGTGAAGCGGCGCGGCGAAGGCGGCAATCTGTTCCAGCGCCTGGGTGCCGAGGGCGTGCAGGTCGTAGCTGCGGGTGGCGACGCGCTCGAACAGGCCACGGTAGTTGTTCACCGTCGCGGCAATCTGGCGGGCGTGAACGTCGCCGAATTCACGGCCGCGCTCGTGTGGTGCGCAGACGCTGGAGCGAAACACGATGCTCATCAGGTCACCTGCTTCAGTTGCGGGGCCACTTGCCTGGCCACATCGTCCAGCCGCGCGAACCAGACATCGCCGTCGCTCACCAGGCGCTCGACAAAGCGTTCCAGTTGCTCGAAGCGCGCGGCACGGCCGATCACCTCCGGGTGCATGGTGAAGGTGGTGTGGCGACCGTCGCGGCGGGCCGATTCGTACTCGGCCAGCCAGGTGTCAGCGAGGGTGCGCGGGTGGGTGAAGTTGCCGCCGTTGTCGATGCCCCAGCCAAACATGGGCCAATCGTCCAGGGACCAGTGCACCGGCAGTTCGAGGATGGACTGGCCGTTCCAGGTCTCGTAGTAGGGGCGGTCGTCACCCATGCAGCTGGAGTCGTAGACGAAACCCTTGGCCAGCACCAGTTCGAAGGTCTCCGGCGTCAGTTCCCAGGACGAGGAACGGTAGCCGGCAGGCTTGGGCGCACCGGCGCGGGCCAGGGCTTCCAGCCCCCGCTCCATTTCATCGATCTGCTCGATGGCGGAGATACGGTCGCTGCGCAGGTGCATGTGGCCGTGGTGGCCGACTTCATGGCCGTCCTTGAGCAACTGCTCGATCAGTGCAGGGTGCAAATCGGCGGTGTGCCCGGGGACGAAGAAGGAAGCCGGAATCTTGTGACGGCGCAGCAGTTCGAGGATGCGCGGCACGCCACGGGTGACGCCGAATCGGCCTTCGGAAAGGCTGGTCAGGCGGCGGGCGAAGTTTGGGCTTTCACCCAGCAGGCCGGCTTCGGCGTCTACGTCGAAAGTCAGTGAAACGGCAACAGGGCTCTTGTTCGGCCACGCAAGGCGGGCCTTGTTATCGATGCTCATCAGGGCGGTTCCTTCTGGCGTTATCAGGATCAGTGAAAGGTCGCGGAGGCCGGCTGGGCACGGTCTTGCAGGCGGCGCAGGCGGAACAGCACCTGGGAGATGGCCAGCACGGCAACCGCGATGCCGACTTCCTTCAGGCCTCCGTAGCCGGTGATGGAGGCGCTGGTGGTGCCGACGACCAGGATCAGTCCATCGAACAGGGTGAGGCCGGCAGCAATGGCGACCCAGCCACGGCCCAGGCGAATCGGGCGGGCCGCCTCGGGACGGTCCTTGCGCAGCACCACGAAGCCGGCCACCGCCAGCAGGTGAGCGAGGACGTAGCCGACGTTGCCGGCAACGATCACCGCCAGCGCGTTACCGACGAAGAGCACCAGGGCGATGTTGATCAGCAACTGCACGGTGACGGCGCGGGCCGGGACTCCGGAGCGGTTGAGGGTGCCGAACTGGCGGATGGTCAGGCCGTCCAGCGAGCTCTGGTAGAGGGCGCGACCGGCGTCAGCGGTGCCCATCACCGAAAGCACCAGGATGCCGGCGATCAGCACCAGGGTGATGAGCGCGGCGCCACCACCCAACAGCGCTTGTGCGCCGATCTGGAGGAAGCCGTACGGATGGTCGGCCAGGGCCTGTTCGCCCAGCAGCCCGGCAAGGCCCAGGGGGGTGAGGGTGAACACCAGCAGCAGGATGAGTGCGGAAATGCGCAGGGCCTTGCGGGTGTCACGCACGGTGTCGCGGAACTCCGGAATGAAGGAGGCGGCGGCTTCCACCGCGTAGGCCGACCAGGCCATCACGAACAGCCAGGCAAGCACCGTGCGCAGCCCTTCGGCGTCAGCGCTGATGCGCCAGGTGAAGCTGGCGGTGGTCCAGCCGTTGGCCATGAAGCTACCGCTGAAGATCAGCACCGGGATCATCAGCAGTACGCCGGCGGCGGTGATGATGACCATGGTGAAACGCAGGTTGACCATGCTCAGCGCCCAGGAGAACAGGGCCACGCCCAGGGCGATGAGTTGTGGCAGGTCGAGCTGCATCACGCCCAGGTCGAGGGTGTAGCTGGCGTTGGCGAAGAACTGCTCGGTGAGGATCTGCGCCACCGCCAGGCCCCAGATGGCTGGGGCGGTTGCCCAGGCGAACCAGTAGGCATAAGTGGCCAGCGGGCCGAGGCAGGGGATACGCCGACTCCAGGCCTCGTTGGCGTAAAGGGCGATGCCGCCGGACTTCTCCGAGAACATGGCGCCCATTTCCGAGTACACCCAGTTGTGCAGCACCGCGATGGCGGCGATGGCCGCCCACAGTGCGACGGCTGCCCAGGCACCGATGGCGCCGATGGAATAGCCAAGT comes from the Pseudomonas sp. TCU-HL1 genome and includes:
- a CDS encoding shikimate dehydrogenase, which produces MSQHSDSVLAGLIGAGIQASRTPAMHEHEGDAQGLRYLYRLIDLDQLKLDSSALPDLLAAAERMGYTGLNITFPCKQAIIPLLDELSPEAAGIGAVNTVVLKDGKRVGHNTDCLGFGEGFRRGLLDVERRQVVQMGAGGAGSAVAHALLAEGVERLTLFEVDAARGQALVDSLNQHFGAGRAALGTDLPSAMAEADGLVNTTPIGMAKLPGTPVPAELLRPELWVAEIIYFPLETELLRNARAVGCRTLDGGTMAVFQAVKAFELISGRSANADRMMAHFASMNG
- the aroQ gene encoding type II 3-dehydroquinate dehydratase is translated as MSRTVLVLNGPNLNMLGTREPATYGHETLADIAALCSCTAAELGFEVDFRQTNHEGELIDWIHQARGRCAGILINPAAWTHTSVAIRDALVASELPVIEVHLSNVHKREEFRHHSFVSAIAVGVICGLGSQGYSLGLQHFGQLFSKG
- a CDS encoding cation diffusion facilitator family transporter, coding for MAGIEQRVLKVSILATALVACGGIAFGLWAGSQSIVFDGLFNAIDSCMALLSLMVSRLLVKQPGRRFQQGYWHFEPLVLALNGSVLVLLCVYALINSVSGLLRGGHALAFDSAILYALITLACSASMLAYQRRLNRRLQSELIQLDIQSWLISTVITAALLLAFGAGYLLQGTAWQWLGPYIDPAILALLSLVLIPSPLRTVIKAVKQVLRITPGELDREITELMAQMTRRYGFECFSHSVTQIGRGLFVEIQIVLPDAMDRWRVSELDAVRADIAAAIGREGPNRWLAIAFTRDRRWI
- a CDS encoding PDR/VanB family oxidoreductase produces the protein MNPREAGLQVQITAMRLEADGVLSLELQAPDCGPLPEWTPGAHIDLLLPSGRVRQYSLCGDPEDRQRLSIGVLLEAKGRGGSREVHDSLRVGQRVAIRGPRNAFPLTTGQRYLFVAGGIGITPILAMAREAQRAGADWQLVYGGRSRASMAFIDELLALGGDRVAIQPADETGLLDLEEIAARAADGRHVYSCGPAPLLDALTERFKVDGLSDRLHLERFAPAAPAPGSGNGQGLTVILARSGREVAVADDQSIMQALREAGCNVSSSCEQGVCGMCETRVLAGEVEHRDMLLTDAERERHNVMMVCVSRARTPTLTLDL
- a CDS encoding Rieske 2Fe-2S domain-containing protein gives rise to the protein MTTALTQRQRAEQAMRHQWFPVARSVDLDKPQSATLLGEKLVVYRTASGQAAVQAARCPHRGADLSLGEVHGENIACPYHGWQFAAENGKCSHIPALEDQCKIPHAAAIRTYPCQERYGHVWTALEEPLFDLYDLAEWRELNLEWLAAEPLDSPTGVAVAVENFGDVAHFAYIHRGMMGHVNPQVEPLNVRREGLDVWMDRPLTSCEGEWANDGDCMMNYHIVAPGLVAITYDYERLGKRVVAGFPCPVAYDHVKIFWGVANDRDYTGGDLEECLRVEELLYLEDLPVAATIVPREIDWDGNYVEHSTAADLYTMNYRRAFREFIERGQHVPVRLVDEQRAAQ
- a CDS encoding SDR family NAD(P)-dependent oxidoreductase: MTAATQGALATQAPEAVLALSPAAQRLENRVALVTGAGRGAGRAHARLLASRGATVAIVDIDEDVARATAAEIEAAGGRAIALVADITDRDRAERLVADVAQTLGGLDILVHNAGLIYSMTGLEETDDANFNRLLAINIHAPLFLTRAALPHLRKSRAPRVIFINSQWGQVPDGHSYAYMVSKAGQLGLMKTLAKEFVSEGILVNAITPGAILTRMVPDEYIEDEKANIPLGRLVHPEEIAAAVAFLASDEAAFITGQAIPVNGGALVVGI
- a CDS encoding VOC family protein; its protein translation is MLKLKRLDNMDILTHDVQRLVDFYHGTLGLGFFLPYVAEEKWAAIEMGNVTLYIFHTTDTTPVERRTAVNLEDKPGFDSFAFEVENLDAAIDYLDGKVEWVTAEPIEWQHPNGTHYRYRPMFDPDGNMFYVTEPHKTV
- a CDS encoding C45 family autoproteolytic acyltransferase/hydolase encodes the protein MSIVFRSSVCAPHERGREFGDVHARQIAATVNNYRGLFERVATRSYDLHALGTQALEQIAAFAAPLHEEILGIAEGAGIDAAYIGAINARTEILAYLGAQLRGECSTVVQANPFGAPVTAQTWDWYAEFADTWLTWEIPHADGRLTTTVTEFGIVGKPGVNNRGLGTHFNILHHQRDGEHIGVPVHVLSRWILDSCSDINQAILLCQDAGVSASSVLTLVAAVEGASATVSVELHPGGPALVFPDDNGLLIHTNHFLAETVRPFDTEPAAYPDTLVRHDLLRRRLAGRTGLRAHDLLTALNSHLGSTGALCCHPAAGLPQTGQYATLASITLDVVAGTLQALPGGPCRHL
- a CDS encoding polysaccharide deacetylase family protein → MSIDNKARLAWPNKSPVAVSLTFDVDAEAGLLGESPNFARRLTSLSEGRFGVTRGVPRILELLRRHKIPASFFVPGHTADLHPALIEQLLKDGHEVGHHGHMHLRSDRISAIEQIDEMERGLEALARAGAPKPAGYRSSSWELTPETFELVLAKGFVYDSSCMGDDRPYYETWNGQSILELPVHWSLDDWPMFGWGIDNGGNFTHPRTLADTWLAEYESARRDGRHTTFTMHPEVIGRAARFEQLERFVERLVSDGDVWFARLDDVARQVAPQLKQVT
- a CDS encoding APC family permease, whose product is MHQANTGSEPSAVLEKSIRWWDGVAITLSLPAALFVGLGYSIGAIGAWAAVALWAAIAAIAVLHNWVYSEMGAMFSEKSGGIALYANEAWSRRIPCLGPLATYAYWFAWATAPAIWGLAVAQILTEQFFANASYTLDLGVMQLDLPQLIALGVALFSWALSMVNLRFTMVIITAAGVLLMIPVLIFSGSFMANGWTTASFTWRISADAEGLRTVLAWLFVMAWSAYAVEAAASFIPEFRDTVRDTRKALRISALILLLVFTLTPLGLAGLLGEQALADHPYGFLQIGAQALLGGGAALITLVLIAGILVLSVMGTADAGRALYQSSLDGLTIRQFGTLNRSGVPARAVTVQLLINIALVLFVGNALAVIVAGNVGYVLAHLLAVAGFVVLRKDRPEAARPIRLGRGWVAIAAGLTLFDGLILVVGTTSASITGYGGLKEVGIAVAVLAISQVLFRLRRLQDRAQPASATFH